From the Daucus carota subsp. sativus chromosome 8, DH1 v3.0, whole genome shotgun sequence genome, one window contains:
- the LOC108192533 gene encoding GATA transcription factor 21: MTSTYQNYSAHYSPNLQERVLFGSPDRSPVLSTRDFFSSITDHGQDYCGSFYQDKVNDDFGSNGGSCEHVENERSNNGLKFSIWKKEDDHEKSNSTTKFQVKWISSEMRLMQKMKNTDPTNDENLPRISTTTTTSLKLEDQKQPCSDPMETDNTSNMTTSSNNMISNMNHPIRVCSDCNTTKTPLWRSGPQGPKSLCNACGIRQRKARRAMAAAAAANGTSTRAETKPPVLIKKSKTLQKDKTKKSSILKSASSSVVSKFKKQGKMAATSSHQDKNKLCLEDFLLSLSKNLAFYNVFPQDEKEAAILLMALSFGHAHG; the protein is encoded by the exons ATGACTTCTACTTATCAGAATTACTCAGCTCACTACTCCCCCAATCTTCAAGAGCGTGTCCTTTTTGGCTCTCCTGATCGCTCTCCGGTGCTTTCTACTCGAGATTTTTTCAGTTCGATAACGGATCATGGTCAGGATTATTGTGGATCATTTTACCAGGATAAG gtTAATGATGATTTTGGTTCGAATGGTGGATCATGCGAGCATGTAGAGAATGAGAGGAGTAACAATGGACTCAAATTCTCGATATGGAAGAAAGAAGATGATCATGAGAAGAGTAATAGTACTACTAAGTTTCAGGTTAAGTGGATCTCTTCGGAGATGAGGCTGATGCAGAAGATGAAAAACACTGATCCAACAAATGATGAGAACTTGCCGCGGATaagtactactactactacttcaCTTAAGCTTGAAGATCAGAAGCAACCATGTTCTGATCCTATGGAAACTGACAACACGAGCAACATGACTACATCTTCAAACAACATGATCAGTAATATGAACCACCCAATTAGGGTTTGTTCTGATTGTAACACGACTAAGACCCCCTTGTGGAGAAGTGGACCACAAGGCCCTAag TCACTCTGTAACGCATGTGGGATTCGACAACGGAAGGCCAGAAGGGCCATGGCAGCCGCTGCAGCTGCAAATGGGACAAGTACTCGGGCCGAGACAAAACCACCGGTACTGATCAAGAAAAGCAAGACACTGCAAAAAGataaaaccaagaaatcaaGCATACTTAAATCTGCATCATCCtcggttgtttcaaaattcaagaaaCAAGGCAAAATGGCCGCAACTTCATCTCACCAGGACAAAAACAAGCTTTGTCTCGAGGATTTTTTGTTGAGTTTGAGCAAGAACTTGGCTTTCTACAATGTGTTTCCGCAAGACGAGAAGGAAGCTGCAATTCTCCTAATGGCCTTATCATTTGGCCATGCTCATGGCTAG